In one window of Miscanthus floridulus cultivar M001 chromosome 12, ASM1932011v1, whole genome shotgun sequence DNA:
- the LOC136497996 gene encoding uncharacterized protein: MAWIWMVLAAGAVLLWAISLGRILSYSSPSCVPLSPQFMPLLRGDRRSRNVLLVVAHPDDESMFFAPTILFLKSKGHSIHILCMSPGNADGLGNTRKEELYHACETLKIPHEQVKVLDHPKLQDGFHEKWDHGLVAELTMEHVQLWAIDTIVTFDSYGVSGHPNHKDVHHGICKFLHANRQGNVEAWELASLNILRKYSGPVDIWLSSLISFSRSKQSIYTLVNSSPSRSYEAMAAHRSQWVWFRRLFVMFSSYTYINMIQKI, translated from the exons ATGGCGTGGATCTGGATGGTCCTCGCGGCGGGAGCCGTGCTCCTGTGGGCGATCTCTCTGGGGCGGATCCTCTCCTACTCCTCTCCGTCCTGTGTGCCCCTGAGCCCGCAGTTCATGCCCCTTCTCCGCGGCGACAGGAGGAGCCGGAACGTGCTGCTCGTCGTCGCCCACCCCGACGACGAGTCCAT GTTCTTTGCTCCAACTATTCTTTTCCTCAAGTCAAAAGGTCACAGTATTCACATTCTGTGCATGTCTCCAG GTAATGCTGATGGTCTCGGAAATACTCGTAAAGAAGAATTGTACCATGCCTGTGAAACCCTTAAG attccacatgaacaagTTAAAGTTTTGGACCACCCGAAATTGCAG GATGGATTTCATGAGAAATGGGACCATGGACTAGTAGCAGAACTTACCATGGAGCATGTCCAACTATGGGCCATTGACACG ATCGTGACATTTGATTCATACGGCGTATCAGGCCATCCAAACCACAAAGATGTTCATCACGGCATATG CAAGTTTCTCCATGCGAACAGGCAGGGGAATGTGGAAGCTTGGGAACTA GCAAGCCTGAATATTCTTCGCAAGTACAGTGGTCCGGTTGACATTTGGCTTTCTTCGTTGATCTCCTTCTCAAGGTCAAAGCAGTCAATCTATACTCTAGTTAACAGTAGCCCGTCCAGAAGCTATGAGGCAATGGCTGCACACAGAAGTCAGTGGGTTTG GTTTAGAAGATTGTTTGTCATGTTCTCGAGTTACACATACATCAATATGATACAGAAAATTTAA
- the LOC136497995 gene encoding uncharacterized protein: MQSSPVKNSMYTVWGASLLMAAGGTIAVSQFDYDDKKNKVLMQLITGFARRLQLLGETHGSASSSCISGLLGVLYLTRAMEIVGLSIRGKLSMKKSANDHQKDTDHETTEGDKYQVGYAIRCLPRPKVQVITIDQIWDCCGNSDRGETLENVCLSLALCQFCLQPTILSSAQERLPSTHHLVFNGLLQTEEHYERAFRIIEVELGFCYDFFFTKYHIYFNMVMCFLTFLLRVIIFLTLVLVYTVQGSVTIETLDPIVQVQITRSDYIITLVLLGTALVVELLQALVYLASAGSRYHLPVCMSNINKLHFLRS; the protein is encoded by the exons ATGCAGTCCTCTCCAGTCAAGAATTCCATGTACACTGTCTGGGGTGCATCACTGCTCATGGCTGCGGGTGGCACGATTGCTGTCAGCCAATTCGATTACGACGACAAGAAGAACAAGGTGCTGATGCAGTTGATTACTGGTTTTGCTCG GCGTTTGCAGCTCTTAGGAGAGACACACGGGAGTGCAAGTTCCAGTTGTATCTCTGGTCTTTTAGGGGTCCTTTATTTGACAAGGGCCATGGAAATTGTTGGCTTATCCATTAGAGGGAAACTATCCATGAAGAAAAGTGCAAATGATCATCAGAAAGATACTGATCATGAGACCACGGAGGGCGACAAGTACCAAGTTGGCTATGCTATCCGTTGCCTACCCCGACCTAAGGTTCAGGTCATAACCATTGACCAGATATGGGATTGTTGTGGCAACTCAGACCGTGGAGAAACATTGGAAAATGTGTGCTTGTCCCTTGCCTTGTGCCAGTTCTGCTTACAACCCACCATCTTGTCCAGTGCCCAagagagacttccttcaacccaCCATCTTGTCTTCAATGGGTTGCTTCAAACTGAAGAGCATTACGAAAGAGCATTCAGGATTATTGAAGTGGAGTTGGGTTTTTGCTAtgacttcttcttcacaaaatatCACATCTACTTTAATATGGTGATGTGCTTTCTAACGTTTCTCTTGAGAGTAATAATCTTTCTTACTTTGGTTCTGGTGTATACTGTTCAAGGCTCTGTGACTATTGAGACTCTCGATCCTATCGTACAAGTACAAATTACAAGATCTGACTACATCATTACTCTAGTACTTCTTGGTACAGCCCTCGTGGTAGAACTACTGCAAGCATTAGTTTATCTGGCATCAGCTGGATCAAGGTATCACTTGCCTGTGTGTATGTCAAATATAAACAAATTGCATTTCTTGAGAAGTTGA
- the LOC136497998 gene encoding clathrin light chain 1-like: protein MASFFGDDGADDLPRTTSHPFDSDDFGAAAADGDGAGGYASFAEGGVEEVDEEITVESDGVPIRHVSGGYSPSPFSPELEPNGGDGPILPPPTEMREEGILLREWRRKNAIELEKKEQKEKELRAQIIAEAEEFKKAFFEKRIQNCASNMVNNREREKIFVASQEKFHANAGKLYWKSISDLIPHEIATIEKRGKKDKDKKPSITVIQGPKPGKPTDLSRMRHILVKLKHAPPPHMLQPPPAPAAKEGAKDGAKEGAKDGAKQGAAAPANGAKQPAESQETPANGPSEAEKDQPAASE, encoded by the exons ATGGCCTCCTTCTTCGGCGACGACGGCGCCGACGACCTCCCGCGCACCACCTCCCACCCTTTCGACTCCGACGACTTCGGCGCCGCCGCGGCCGACGGCGATGGCGCCGGTGGGTACGCCTCCTTCGCCGAGGGGGGCGTCGAGGAGGTGGACGAAGAGATCACCGTCGAGTCAGACGGGGTCCCGATCCGCCACGTCTCTGGGGGTTACTCGCCCTCGCCGTTCTCCCCCGAGCTCGAGCCCAACGGCGGCGACGGCCCGATCCTGCCGCCGCCCACCGAGATGCGGGAGGAGGGCATCCTCCTCCGCGAGTGGCGGAG GAAAAATGCTATTGAACTTGAGAAAAAGGAACAGAAGGAGAAGGAGCTACGTGCCCAAATAATTGCTGAAGCTGAAGAATTCAAGAAAGCTTTTTTTGAGAAGAGGATACAGAACTGTGCGTCAAATATGGTCAACAACAGAGAAAGGGAGAAG ATTTTTGTAGCCAGCCAGGAGAAATTCCATGCCAATGCAGGCAAGCTGTACTGGAAATCGATTTCAGATCTCATCCCACATGAAATAGCCACCATTGAGAAGCGGGgaaagaaagacaaggacaagaagccATCCATCACAGTTATTCAGGGCCCCAAGCCTGGCAAGCCCACCGACCTCTCCCGGATGCGCCATATCTTAGTGAAGCTGAAGCATGCTCCACCGCCACATATGTTGCAACCTCCACCAGCACCTGCTGCTAAAGAGGGCGCAAAGGATGGCGCCAAAGAAGGTGCAAAGGATGGTGCCAAACAAGGCGCGGCAGCCCCAGCAAACGGCGCCAAGCAGCCTGCAGAAAGCCAAGAAACCCCTGCCAATGGCCCCTCCGAGGCCGAGAAAGACCAGCCTGCAGCGTCGGAGTGA
- the LOC136497997 gene encoding cold-responsive protein kinase 1-like yields MNWCCLPRRGVKKEENPYSNSIGGIYSEKNIRIFSYAELRSATDNFNRTNKVGRGGFGTVYKGTIRNGREVAVKVLSAESRQGIREFLTEIDVITNVKHPNLVELIGCCVEGNNRILVYEYLKNNSLDRALLGSNSEPADFTWIIRSAICLGVARGLAYLHEEIASPIVHRDIKASNILLDKNYVPKIGDFGLAKLFPDNVTHISTRVAGTTGYLAPEYAWHGQLTKKADIYSFGILVLEIVSGTSSSRSILMDDKVLLEKTWELYEAKRLKELVDPALVDYPEEEVIRYIKVALFCLQAAAARRPTMPQVVTMLSKPIRINESELTAPGYLHENRRSPGSKATVSSNYRFKNSASEDSNMFSTVVPPTVTEMSPR; encoded by the exons ATGAATTGGTGTTGTCTTCCTCGTAGAGGAGTCAAGAAAGAAGAGAATCCTTACTCCAACAGCATAGGCG GTATTTATTCTGAGAAGAACATAAGGATCTTCTCCTACGCTGAGTTAAGATCTGCCACAGACAACTTCAACCGAACGAACAAAGTAGGTCGAGGTGGCTTCGGTACAGTTTATAAG GGAACCATTCGAAATGGGCGAGAGGTCGCGGTAAAAGTTCTTTCTGCTGAATCCAGGCAGGGCATCAGAGAGTTCTTGACAGAAATTGATGTCATTACTAACGTGAAGCATCCCAACCTTGTTGAATTAATTGGCTGCTGCGTTGAAGGAAATAACAGGATTTTGGTATATGAATATCTTAAAAACAACAGTCTTGACCGTGCACTGTTGG GTTCTAACAGCGAGCCTGCTGACTTCACCTGGATCATAAGATCTGCTATATGCCTTGGAGTTGCTCGAGGCCTTGCTTACCTGCATGAAGAGATCGCATCACCGATTGTACACAGAGACATCAAGGCTAGCAATATACTACTTGACAAAAATTACGTCCCCAAGATCGGGGATTTTGGTCTGGCCAAGCTATTTCCTGATAATGTCACCCATATCAGCACCCGAGTAGCTGGAACAAC AGGCTACCTTGCACCTGAATATGCATGGCATGGCCAGCTAACCAAGAAAGCAGATATATACAGTTTTGGTATCCTTGTCCTGGAGATAGTGAGTGGCACAAGTAGTTCCAGGAGCATACTGATGGATGACAAGGTTCTCCTAGAGAAG ACATGGGAGCTGTATGAAGCGAAGAGGCTCAAGGAACTGGTGGATCCAGCCCTTGTAGATTACCCTGAGGAAGAAGTCATCAGGTACATCAAGGTGGCCCTCTTCTGCTTACAGGCAGCCGCCGCTCGCCGGCCGACGATGCCCCAGGTCGTGACCATGCTGTCCAAGCCCATCCGGATCAACGAGAGCGAGCTGACGGCGCCAGGTTACCTCCACGAGAACAGGAGGAGCCCCGGGTCCAAGGCCACCGTTTCCAGCAACTACAGGTTCAAGAACTCGGCGTCCGAGGATTCCAACATGTTCAGCACGGTTGTGCCACCAACGGTGACTGAGATGAGCCCCAGGTGA